In the genome of Primulina huaijiensis isolate GDHJ02 unplaced genomic scaffold, ASM1229523v2 scaffold40399, whole genome shotgun sequence, the window ACAGTGTACCGCCCTCATGAATGCAGCAGAGCACCCACTTACAGAAAAGTGCCACTGGGCAGTCTGCATATATCAATTCTGTGCTGCTAGCCGATGGGAAGCCATAATTACTGCTAATTAATTGTCTTAAACCATGTGCAACATCAATTTCGGGTTCTGTTATGTTCTGCCTAGCGAAGCTCTCGAAGATGGCAGCCTTTACGGGTGTTATTATGGGCAAAAAACTTTGATCGATATCCATATGGACCAGGGTAAATTTTTCCCGTTCATCTGTTGCCAACTCCGCCTGATCAAGTACCGAGATAGTGGAACTAGAAAAGTCATTGACCTTAGAAGCTCTAGTCGGCTTGGCATTTCTCTGCATGGGAGTAAAGAATCAAGCGAACagttgataaagcaaatttttatAATGAATTTGAGGTGGATATCTGTTGAAATAACACTCTCATCAGCAATTTAAGATGTTTGATCACATCATAGAATCTGAAATTGGGATAAAAAAATTTGCACGTTTCAAAAATATCTTAGGTCAAGAACAAAGTACGAATAAGAGCCAAATCTCTCTGGGTAAGCACATATCGTACACTAGTCCAACCTATGCCACGATCCAGGATACAGAATAGGTTAATTATTCGCCTACGACAGAAAATCTTGGGGTGTTGGATTATGAAGTTACGATCATTAGGAAGCCATGAATCATGTGCCTTTAAAGATAATTGTTTGAAGTTTTAAAGCATTACAGTCTAGATAAAATGCAGAGAgggattaaaatataaaatcatattttggtTCTTCCATTTAACTTCAAATAGTAATGTTTGATAATTTTACGAGGCTTTAAATGGTTTGAAAGGATCGTAACCATCACTTGAGATAAAATAGCAGatatatatttgataataaACCAGACCACTCAAGACATCTCGAACGGCAGATAGATATATAAGTTGGCCAACTAACCTGAGCAGGTGGACGTCGATCAGCAAGTTGAAAAGACAGAAGCTCATGGAAAAGACAACCATAGTAGTACTGACTAACTATGGCTGTACTTCCTTGTAAGAGTTCCATGGTCTTGCATAGTGCTTTAAACATTGTCTCTTCTTCTGTTATCACGAAGGCCACCTCCAAATCTGAATAAACCTAACAGGAAGAGAAGAGGTATGGGACGAGCTTAAAATTCAGGTTACAATAAAGAGGTTTAGAAATCGTTTAAAAAAAACACTGAAAAAGTCTTTGCTTATTTAAATACCTTCTATGTCCAGACTAGCTCCGGACTTTGACCAAATCGACCTAATATTAGATAATTTACACACCTTATTTTTTAGTAAGCCACAGACAATCGCTGCATGTGATGGAAGAGGAGTTCCAGCGAGATATTTTAGGACTCCATTGGAAGTGGGAAGACTAGATAACTCAAAATGCTCCGACATATCTAGAAACAAACGACATCCAATTTCTTTGGTGATATCTAAAAGAAGCTCAAATGCAGAAGTAGTAACTGACTCAAAATGAGCTATCCCAGTGATGACCACCTCTGgcttcaatttttttatcagCTCTAACATCAAATCTGACTGGCCAGGTGCTTCAATGACTGTGATTTGTTCCTCAACATTTCTCCCAGGTTTTGTCCGCTACGAAAGAAGCACAAAATATAAGAGTATATTACCTTCTTTCTCTAGGTGACACATGAAATGTTCACATATGTGCTTAAATCCTCCTGGACAAACATCTGGGATGAGTTCATGAAACTGACTATCATGTTGTCTGTTTAAATGTCTGCTGGTATTTTTCTATCTATCTTTAAGTATATATACCAGTAGAGAAAAAATTATGTCACACAATTCAACATATTGAGATAGTTTCAAAGCattataaacaatatatacaatAGCGGTCCAAGAGAAATAAAAAACAATCTTTTAACAAGGAGAGATGGTGAATAAACTGGTTCCGATCTTAAATTAGACACAGAACCACTCTGACCATTACTAAATGTACATCGAAGTATGCATGTAAATCTTAGCTGGGAACAAGAGAAAGTATGAACAGGTGCCTATAtggtaaaattaaaaaatatctaaaCCACAAATGgagaaatataatattaaagcACAATATGATAAGATTCGCATTGAGAAATAAATTGTTAAGAACACAATTTAAATGCTGCCGATGCCAAAAAATTAGGTGgtcaacatttttaaaatagaaaatattctgCACAGGAAATACAACAAATGAGAGTGTGATTCAGTGGACATGGCCATGCATGTCAGCAACACACACCTAGAAAGTCTTCACAAACCTTTACTCTTCACGAATATGAGACAGCAATCGGGAACCACTTCTCTTCAAGGACTAATATGTACTATTTTCCTGACTCACTGATGCCTTAACGTATTTAAAAAAGCAATCATACATGGCCCTCTCTCAAAATAAAACATTGCTGACTTATAGATTGGGATTATCACTAACTGCATACCATAAAATCAGAAACTGATGTAATTGAACAAAATGAATTCAAAATAACCATACCTCAATATTCAGGGATGTTAACCACTGCCTTGGTAAATGTCGCGATAATTGTTCATCAACAATGGCGAGGCGGGGGGACAACATTCGAAGAGCACTTTCAATTGCCACAATCCTCGATGGAAATATAACAACATtctagcccaaaaaaaaaaagcagggAAAGAATGTCACGccagatatttatatattgttttgtAACAACCTCACTGTGCATAAGAAATCCAAGTTGAAAAGCTATTCTGAAGATAGTCTATCAACGCCAAAAGACTCTTTGTCCATAAAGACCTTAAAGCTGAATGATAAGGAAAAATGCCCAGTAATAACTTTCTTCTTTGGAAAAAATGCAAAAGACTTGCAAGTCATCCTAAAATTGAGGTAAGAGCATCTAAAGCTATGTTTGGCAAAATCAGTCTAAGGGCTTAATTTTTTTTGCAGAAGATTATATGACAGATCGAGAAACTACACAAAAAGGCATGACTGAGAGTGCCCCCATGGACAAAGAGATGATTTTTGACCAATTCAAAAAATGTATCGGTCCTTGTTCTATTTGACAACAACAATCACCTTTTTTTCCCTTCATAAGTAATGAGTGGAATTAACTATACAAGTAAAAGCAAGTCTAACTACTTACCTAAGGTCATAACCATCCCATTTACATTATTTTGGTGCAGGTTTTACtctaaaataatgcaatttttgCATCTAACACAAAACACATCTCCAATTCATCTATTTCAAATTTTACTCTTGgaaaaaaaatcccaaaatattctctactttttattttatctcaTAATTTATtccaccaaaaatataattacaaaaatcaatatataatcttattgaaattaatttaaactaatagtataaactaaatatattaatatttttaagtaaTTCATTCcaccaaaaaataatattttaaaatacttttatattaaattgttaataaaattaataaatttagaaatttgatgtttttaaaaattcagaTTGTTCTAAAtttgatgtttttttatttttatttatgttaagcTGCATTtcgtttgattatttttatttttatttatgctatGTTGCATTGATACCCTTTACTATTTTTCATGTTATGTACTATTGATATCGTTGTATTTGTTTACCcaataataatttcataaattattgagtttttttaattaataataaaaaaatataattatatcatgtcaattttttttttaaattttttttatatatggtaataataaatatttgattgaataaagaataaaaagtataaatatgattatttctaaaataaataatttattcaattctatatttatttatgaaataataaaaaataatcaagaaacttaattggaaaaaaatgaaaaaaaatttaaaataatagataGCGCAGCTACAGTGCTGAGGCGCAAAGAACCCTAAAGATAGTGAGTTAAGGTCAATAAGAACATCAAATGCAACTCACTTACATCTGCAGTAAGTGGTACGTGATGGTATGTTCTCATGAATCCAGCAATAAGACTACGAAATCGTCTGCTTCCAGCTGGTGATTCATAAGGGAAAAAAGAAATCTCTTTTAGAACATTAGCAAGATGAGCTAGGAATGGTATCTTCTCATCTGCAACAGAGTCATCTTCAAAGGACAAATCCAAAGAACTGCTGATATCTTTGAATCCATTTCTTAGAAActcgaaaattttttttacctgTCAGAGAAACAGAATGACTATCCTTCACTTTCTTAGTTTCTTTACCTAATTGCACCGTATGGTGAGTTTCAAGATGTATCTGTATATTTAAATTTCCATACCTGATTAGGTTGTCGGAGTTGACAATTATATACAGATAAAGCATGAGATATATGACCCCCAGTTTGGGCATAGGCCCAGGCAGTGCGGGCACAAATAGGTTGGTCTCCACCAAGCCCCATGAAGAACTCAAATCGGTGAGGACTATTCTTTTCAATTTCAACTAAAGCTGAAATATCCGTATCAGCAGCCTGCAACATTAGATCTTCAAGATGTGTTTATTTCATGGACATAGGTAATGCATTAAAGCTGTTTTTATCACCTGAATAACTTTAGTTTGCCAAGACTTGTTAACACGAAGGCCTCGACGCTCAAACAAACGCTTACATACAGCT includes:
- the LOC140969300 gene encoding methionine S-methyltransferase-like translates to MIFNMGGRPGQAVCKRLFERRGLRVNKSWQTKVIQAADTDISALVEIEKNSPHRFEFFMGLGGDQPICARTAWAYAQTGGHISHALSVYNCQLRQPNQVKKIFEFLRNGFKDISSSLDLSFEDDSVADEKIPFLAHLANVLKEISFFPYESPAGSRRFRSLIAGFMRTYHHVPLTADNVVIFPSRIVAIESALRMLSPRLAIVDEQLSRHLPRQWLTSLNIERTKPGRNVEEQITVIEAPGQSDLMLELIKKLKPEVVITGIAHFESVTTSAFELLLDITKEIGCRLFLDMSEHFELSSLPTSNGVLKYLAGTPLPSHAAIVCGLLKNKVYSDLEVAFVITEEETMFKALCKTMELLQGSTAIVSQYYYGCLFHELLSFQLADRRPPAQRNAKPTRASKVNDFSSSTISVLDQAELATDEREKFTLVHMDIDQSFLPIITPVKAAIFESFARQNITEPEIDVAHGLRQLISSNYGFPSASSTELIYADCPVALFCKWVLCCIHEGGTLCFPTGTNGNYVSAAKFLNAEIVNIPTYSEVGFKLTEETLADVLKTLNKPWIYISGPIVNPTGTVYSNKEINILLSICAKFGARVILDTSFSGVEFNSKGVDGWNLRATLEKLSSTNPTFCVSLLGGLFFKMLSSGLKFGFLLINQQSVVDTFHSFAGLSKPHSTIKYTVKKLLDLQEQKTGDLLNAIVEQTELLGNRYKQLKQTLESCGWDVLEAHGGVSIVAKPSAYLGKTIKSNNSSGTGTQEITLDNSNIGEVMLKSCGLCINSASWTGIPGYCRFTFGSTDSDFQRALDCITKFKSLVSN